From Microbacterium sp. LWH7-1.2:
CGTCACCGCTTTCAACGGCGTGCCGGTCACGGACGCGACCGACCTCACGGCGCAGGTGCGCGCCGCGGCGGCCGGCAGCGAGGCAGAGGTGACGTACGTCCGCGACGGCAAGACCCAGACGGTGGAGGTCACGCTGGGTTCTCTCCAGCAGTAGTCCACACCTCACAGGACGCCATTCCGCCAGCAGGTAGGCTCGCGGGATGGCGTCCTTCTCGTTCGGCGCGGGAAATGCCCGAAAGCTCGCGACGATCCCGCTGTACGCCGCCGGACGAATCCTCACCCTCCTGGTGCCCCGCTCCCGGGACGAGTGGGTGATCGGCTGCGCGGTCGGCATCGGCGACGGGGCACTCGCGCTCTGGGAGGTGGCTGCGGCCGACGGACGCACGCCGGTCTGGCTGGTGGCGTCGAAGCGGGAGGCTGCGGATGCTGCGACCCGCGGCATCCGTTCCGTTCCGAAGCGTTCCCTGCGTGGGCTGTGGCGCACCGCCCGCGCTCGCGTGGTCGTCGTCACGCACGGGTTCGGCGACGTCAACCGTTACGCCGTGTCGGGTGCCTTCGTGGTGCAGCTGTGGCACGGCATCCCGCTCAAGCGGATCGGGATCGACTCGCCCGAGACGCTGCGGGTGCCCGGCGTCATCGCCGCCACTCCCGCGGCCGGCGCCGTCAGGATGCTGCTGCGCACGATGTACCGCGGCGCCGCGCGCCGCATTCGGGTGCTGCCGGCGGCCTCGCACCTCGTGCGCGGCCGGCTCGAGTCCGCCTTCGCCCTCCCCGACGCGAGTGTGCCGGTGACCGGCGAGCCTCGCGTGGACGTGCTCTCTCGCGGCACCGCCGAGGATCGGCGGGTGCGGGCGCGCGCCGCGATCGGACGCGCAGTGCCGCGCGTGGAGCCGTCGAGCCGCTTCGTGCTCTACGCGCCGACATGGCGTGACGGCGCGATCGATCCCGCGGTGCCGACGGCCGAGGAGTGGTCTCGGATCGTCGAGGTGCTGCGGCGCCACGACGCCACGCTGCTCATCCGTTCGCACCCGCTGGGCGCCGGTCACTACGCCCCGCCGCTCCCGACCGACCGCGTGCACTCGCTGGGCAGCGACCTCGTCGCGGACGTGACGCCTCTTCTGCCCGGCCTCGACGCCCTGGTCACCGACTACTCTTCGCTGGCGTTCGACGCCTCGCTCGTACCGCTGCCCACGCTGTTCCTCGCGCCCGACGTCCAGGAGTACGCGCAGCGTCGCGGCTTCTACGGCACCTATGCCGACGTCGCCGGCCATGACTGGGCCCTCGACTGGACCCAGGCGATGGCCCAGCTGGACGCGGTGCTCGGTTCCGCGGACGAGCGCGCGCGCCGCGTCGAACGGGCGATCGCCCTCGACGCGCGGGTGCACGCGTTCCGGGACGGGCGCAACGCCGAGAGGGTGTACCGTGCGATTCTGGCCGGAACGGTGCACGACGGCCCGAGGGAAGGAACCGGATGACCGACGCGCGCTTCACGACGCAGGGGAGCCCGGCTCTCGTGCTCTCGGGCGAGGGGGAGCGGCCCGATTCCGTCGAGATCGTCGGCGCTCGCGCCCGTGTCGCCGCCCGCCTGACCGGCCGCGGCAAGACGTGGAACGCGACGCTGCCGCTGCGCGCCGCGCGCTGGGGCGGCCCCGAGCTGCCGCTACCCGCGGGTTCGTATGAGGTGCGGATCACGGATGCCTCGGGCCGAGGCATCCGTCCCCCCGAAGCTCTTCCGCTCACGCAGCTCGGCACGCTGCGCGCAAGCCTGGAGGGGTGGACGCTGCGCGTCGGGCCTCCGATCGACCCCGCCTACGACTCGGGCGAAGGACAGGACGCCCTCGAACGCCGCTACGCGACCCGACCCGCGACCGGGTTCGAGAACGCGGTGTTCTTCGAGAGCTTCTACGGCCGCAACGCCAGCTGCAATCCGCTCGCGATCGATCGGGAGCTCGCGCGCCGCGCGCCGGGCATCACCCGCTACTGGAGTGTCGTCGACCTGTCGGTCGCCGTGCCCGAGGGCGCAATCCCTGTCGTCGAGGGAAGCCCGGAGTGGTGGCGCGCCCGCGGCGCGGCTCGGCTGCTCGTGGTCAACGACTGGCTGCGCCGCCGGTTCTCGCGCCGCAAGGGCCAGGTCGTGCTGCAGACGTGGCACGGCACGCCCCTCAAGCGCCTCGCGCTGCACCGGCCCGGTTTCGACCCGCGCCGCACGGCGGCGGTCGTGCGCGAGTCGCGGCGGTGGAACATCCTGCTGGCACAGAACCCTTACGCCGCGCGCATCCTCGGCAAGGCCTACGCGTTCCTCACGCGCCCGATCTGGGTCGAGGGTTATCCGCGCAACGACGTGCTGACCACGGGCGACGATGCGGCGACGCGAGAGGCCCTCGGCATCCGTCCCGGCGAGCGGGTGCTGCTGTA
This genomic window contains:
- a CDS encoding CDP-glycerol glycerophosphotransferase family protein; its protein translation is MASFSFGAGNARKLATIPLYAAGRILTLLVPRSRDEWVIGCAVGIGDGALALWEVAAADGRTPVWLVASKREAADAATRGIRSVPKRSLRGLWRTARARVVVVTHGFGDVNRYAVSGAFVVQLWHGIPLKRIGIDSPETLRVPGVIAATPAAGAVRMLLRTMYRGAARRIRVLPAASHLVRGRLESAFALPDASVPVTGEPRVDVLSRGTAEDRRVRARAAIGRAVPRVEPSSRFVLYAPTWRDGAIDPAVPTAEEWSRIVEVLRRHDATLLIRSHPLGAGHYAPPLPTDRVHSLGSDLVADVTPLLPGLDALVTDYSSLAFDASLVPLPTLFLAPDVQEYAQRRGFYGTYADVAGHDWALDWTQAMAQLDAVLGSADERARRVERAIALDARVHAFRDGRNAERVYRAILAGTVHDGPREGTG
- a CDS encoding CDP-glycerol glycerophosphotransferase family protein, translating into MTDARFTTQGSPALVLSGEGERPDSVEIVGARARVAARLTGRGKTWNATLPLRAARWGGPELPLPAGSYEVRITDASGRGIRPPEALPLTQLGTLRASLEGWTLRVGPPIDPAYDSGEGQDALERRYATRPATGFENAVFFESFYGRNASCNPLAIDRELARRAPGITRYWSVVDLSVAVPEGAIPVVEGSPEWWRARGAARLLVVNDWLRRRFSRRKGQVVLQTWHGTPLKRLALHRPGFDPRRTAAVVRESRRWNILLAQNPYAARILGKAYAFLTRPIWVEGYPRNDVLTTGDDAATREALGIRPGERVLLYAPTWRDDRDQIVDFIDPVSLAAATDAVVLVRGHSRTLLPGRDAEGPRVIDVTGFPDTSLLLLVADALITDYSSVMFDYSVTGKPMYFLVPDMEHYRGELRGFYFDLAAHAPGPMVRTQEELVAALGADDTAKYARRYAQWRDKFNARDDGHAAERVVARILDQGFIEA